In Deltaproteobacteria bacterium, the genomic stretch AAAGATCTAAAGTATTTGTGAGTTGCCAATGAGTGATGCAATTATAGTGGCTAGATTTTTGAATTTGCTTCCAAGCAATCTGAGGTTGGAAATTTTGAACTAAAGGTACAACGGCTTTTTTTCCAAACAAAAGAAAATATTTAAAGTTAACCAATAGATTTTCTAATAATTTATTTTTTTTAATATTTGAGTTGTAATTTTGAATCCAGTTTTTAATTAAAAAAAGTTCAAAAGATTGAGAGTTTAAAAAAATATTTCTAGAAATAAAAAGATGATTATTAGTAAAGTATAAAATGTTGGTTGGATCAAGAATTTCTACAGTAAGTGCTAAATTGGTTTTTAGTTTTAAGAAGACTTCAATTTCTCTGAGTCTTTTATTAAATTCGACAACATCCTTATTGATTTTTGAATTCCAATCCAGTTTTTGATTCTGTGTGCAGTTGGAAATCTTAAAATCTTGATAAATCACTTTTTGAACAAATGTAGATTGAATGCAGATGTTAGATTGCTGGCTGTAAGAAAAGAATAAAATTATGATTACAGCACTCAGCAAGGTGGAGAAAAGCAATGCTTTTTGTAAATTCATACAAGAGCTATGGCACAATTTTTCAATAGCCTGTATCAAAAAGTGTCAACCATGAATTTTTTTTACTGAGGGAAAAACGCCAATTCTATTGTCGTTTTTTTTGATGAGCTCAACAAGTAATTGAATAGATTTCTCATAATGTTTGGATTCCATCGGCAAATAGAGCCATTTTTTTAGAACGGGATGATTTTCCGTTCCTTTCAGCGATTTTTTGAGACTCTGGTGATGACTATGATCTGTGGGAATAAGAACTCCATTCCAAATTTTATATCCGTATCGGACGCTTCGCCAGGATTCTTCGTCTCCTTCGCACAACCCACTCACCATTTTGTAATTAAAATAAATAGCAACACTTCCGAACATTTTTTTACAAGCAAAGGTTTCTCTTTCGACAAGGGTTTCAAAAAAATGAGCTTGGGATGATTTTGAAAGTATTTTTTCATAGTTTGGCATAGAATAAAATTACCTTTGACCTATCTACTTTGCTGCAGCCGTGCCAATGTCTCTAGGATCAGCAACGGCAGTTAGTTCAGTATGATCCTTATTTAAGGTTACCGCCATTACTCGACAGGGTATTTCACCCAATTCAATTTTATATCCCATAGCTTTAAGTTTTTCTAAGTGAAGAGCCCCGGGTCCTGGACGCTCAAGAAACAAAGTGTCGGGTTGCCACTGGTGATGAACGCGGATATTTTTAATGGAATTTTCTAAGGATTGTTTGAAAAATAAATGATTAAAAATAGTCAGGGCCGTACAACTGATAATTCGCGTTCCCCCTGGAGCGCCAACGGACATAATGGGTTTGCCAGTTTCATCAAAGACAAGCGTGGGAGACATGCTTGAAAGTGGCGTCTTGAGTGGCTCAATAGAGTTGGCATCAGAGCCAAGGGCTCCAAACAAATTGGCGGTTCCAGGTTTTGCCGAAAAGTCATCCATTTCATTGTTTAAAACAATGCCCGTTCCCGTGGCTACGGCTCCTGAGCCCATCCATCCATTAATGGTTTGTGTAGAGCTTATGGCGTTCCCCTCCTTATCAAGAAAAGACATATGTGTTGTTTCTGTGGATTCATAGACATCGTCTAACACTCCAGATTTGATATCTGCTGCTGAACGTGCTTTATCAGGCATAATTTCCTTTTTTCGTTTTTCCAAGTAGGAATCAGAAATTAACTGTGTCATGGGAACCTTAACAAAATCAGGATCACCTAGATATTGAGCGCGATCGGCAAAGGCCATTTGAAAAGCGGCCGCTTGATAATGGATGACTTTGGCAGAATTTATTTCCAACGGAGACCAAGACTCTTTTTCCAACATTTTTAGAAATTGTAAAACATGAATTCCACCAGAGCTTGGAGGAGGCATCGAGACAAGCGTGTAATTCATAAATTTAGAGGTCAGAGGAGTTCGCGATTTTGTTTGGTAATTTAACAAGTCCTTCTCGGTGAGGATACCTTTCTCGCTTTTTATAAAATCGACAATTTTTTTGGCGGTTTCTCCTTGATAAAATTCAAGGACTCCATTTTTAGCAATAGCGCGCAAAGTTTGAGCCAGATCTTTTTGGACAAGAAGATCACCTTCACTATAAGAGTTCCCATTCTTTTTTAGAAAGATTTTCTTTGAATCTGGAAATTTAGCAAGAACATCTTTTCTAGCAGCCAAAGCCTTGGCAAGGCTTGGATAGACAGAAAAACCCTCATCGGCCATTTTAATTGCGGGCTCGATCAATTTCTCCCACTTCATTGTTCCAAAACGATGATGGATTTCCCACAATCCTTTAATCAAACCAGGAACAGCGACAGATAAAGAACCATCTTTTGAAAGAGTGGTAAGATATTCTCCATTTTTATCAAGGAACATCCTCTTAGTTGCATTTAGAGGCGCTCTCTCGCGGAAATCAATAACAATAGTTTCCTTCGACTTTGCCTGATGAAATACAAAAAAGCCGCCTCCACCGATGCCCGTAGAGTGGGGACGTTCTACAGAGATAGCAAATGAAGCGGCCACAAAGGCATCAATCAAGTTTCCGCCTTGGTCTAAAATTTCGGCTGCCGCCTTAGTCGTCAAAATTCCCTGCGTTGCCAAAGCATAGGCTTTTCCAGTCTTCAAAAAATCTCTACTTTGTGGACTGATAAATTCAGATGCAATAACAGAGTTTTTTGAACCGAGCTTCTTTTCTGAGCTTGAACATCCAAGAAAAAAAGATGGAATCAAGAAAGCTAAGGGTAAAAACGCAAAAGAAATGAGAAGAAGTTTTATTTTTTTCATAAAATCCATTCTATAAAATATAAATATGAAGACAACTATATCTGTCTAAATTTGGGACAACAGGTTGAATAAAAATAGAACACCTCAACAAAACTCACTAAAATCAAACTTGTCTACTTTTAATACATAATGCTGACAGTATTAGGAACTTTGTTATTTAAGGCAGCTGTAACCAATTAATTTTGCAAACTAAAAACTGGTTTCATATTTGCTTTACTCTTTATTAAGAGGAGTCCCATGAAAACACATCTGAGCAAAACCAATAGCCTTTTCATTGCTATATTCATGGCCCAGATTTTTATGAGCCACACCACGGCCCTAGCTGAAGGTAAAGGTTTTAAGCATACCTTTGAACACCAACAGGCATCTGGAGAGTACGCACAACCAACTCCCGATTATCAAGATAATCCTCAGATTCAAAATAATAAAAATTTATCTATAAACGTCTCTGTAATCCCAGGAAAAGAGGCAGATTCAGATGGAAAAGGAGGATCCTCTCCAGCTGTTGGTAGCGTAACAGTAGAGGGAACCCCTTCGACGGATCCAGCTTTAACACCGTCTTCGATAAGACGTCAGATGTTTTTGGAAGATAAAGAAGCCTATCGAAAAATGATGCAAGATTATAAACACAGTATGAAAACAGCGGGAGCCAAGCAGGAATGGCAAAAAACCATTTGGGGATCTCAGCTCAAAAGATTTCCCGTAGAGACTTTATTATTTTTCGTGGCCATAGGGGTTGTAAATCATGCTCAGCTCATGTTCGATTACGCCAACAACCCGCTTATCATGGAACAGCATTTAAAATCCTTAACTGATCCTATTGGGAATCTTTCTTTTTTGGCCTTTATGGTGGCCAATGGGTACGCCCATCATTTCTTTGATAATCCAAAACTGACAACTCGGTTTGTAAAAGAAGATGCCGCCAATATTTTTAGAAGAACTATATTTATGGAAAAATTACGTAGAGGAGCTACGGAGGCAGAATTAATACAAGAAGCACAAAAATATACCGATGGAAAATATGTAAGTGCAACTAAAAAAATCTATGGCCATTTGCTTCCATATCTTGCAATGACCGCTGGATCTATGGCTTCTCATTTAACTGGGGATATTTTTCACCAGCTGCAAGCTTGTGTAAAAAGTTTTACACCTAAGAAAAGTGCAGATGGTAAAGAGAAAATAAACGACCCCCTCACTTTAAGCGAGGATCCTTGTGATGTTGCTTGGCGAGAGTGGACTCAAGAGAAAAAATTCAATACCTATGCTCCAGCTTTGGCATCGATGATGGTTTCCCAAGCCTTATCTACCTTAGTTTCAATTGGATTTAAAAAATCAGGTTCTGGAATTTTTCCAGGCATGGGAGAGGCGCTTGCTGGAAAACAAGCTTTTAATTTTAAATTGCTTGGTTGGACGGTTTTAAAAGAAATGAATCCATTAAGTTTAAGATTTAAGGCTGTACAAATTATAGGGCATATTTCAAATCTGACACTTTTCACCGCTTTAGACCAACTCGTGCATCATTTCGTTTCAGACATCGTACTGAATTTAACTTATGGTAATTACAATCCTTGGTTTAACTCTGATGCCTTCCCAAAAAAGGCAGAGAATCTCTACAATATTTTAGAAAAAGAAAGCAAAGAAAAATATCAAACTTTGAACAGTGCGTGTGTGAAAGACATTCAAGATTACACCTGTCAATCCGAAGATATTATGGGGTTCTTACATAACTTCACAGAGACAATGACCAAATGGAAAGAATTCAATAAAACCAAACCAATGACCGCCCATCAAAATTGGCTCGAAATGGTCAATAATTTCCAAGCCACCGAAAGATCAGCATTCCATTTCTATCGAGAATTTTTGCATGATTTACAAACAACAGAATACTACCGCAAAAATCCCATAGTAAGTAATGCTAAGCCAAATGAAACTCAGGCTGAAAAAGAAGCTAGAATTGTTAAAGAAATTGAAAGTGGCAGTGACAGTACTGAGGTGATTAGGGATGTCCCGGAAATGCTTAATTATATCCGTTATCCCTTATTTGGAATTGAACCTACAAAAGGAATTGCAGATTTTGATTATAGCAAATGGAAGGATTATTACTTAAGCAATCCGAAAAAAATTCAAGCTTATCAATTATTGAAGGTAAAAACAGTTGCAGATGAATTTGTCAAATATATGGATCAAAATGGATACGCGTCTCTTAATTTGAAATATGATGAGGGAAAAATAAGACAAGTTTTAAGTGGATTGGCCTCCGATGATCTAGTTAGGATTGGAAATGCTATTAATTTAATGAGGCATTACGCTGAAGTAAAAAATGCTGGCGCCTCTGATAAAACTCAAGAAATTTTTAGAGATTTTTTAGAAAAATTGGGTAGGCCTGCACCGCTTATGTATCAAGGACAAGGGTTTAGTTTTGCTTTTGAATTAAACTCAGATTTTTTGGAAGGCTTAAAGAATATGGTTCTGCCTCATGCTTTAAGAAATATAAGATTGTCGACGCAGTATAGCTTTTCTAAAAAAACTGATTATTTTTATTATAATATGCTTTGTGGTCCACAAGTAAGTTCTCCGGAAATGATATCAGGTAAGTATATAAAGGCTATTTTCGGAATTAATACAGGCATTCCTTCAGGCCTTCAGGCTTTATTTATTCCACCTGCATTAGTGTCAGAATCTGTAGATGCGGATATTTGTTCC encodes the following:
- the ggt gene encoding gamma-glutamyltransferase encodes the protein MKKIKLLLISFAFLPLAFLIPSFFLGCSSSEKKLGSKNSVIASEFISPQSRDFLKTGKAYALATQGILTTKAAAEILDQGGNLIDAFVAASFAISVERPHSTGIGGGGFFVFHQAKSKETIVIDFRERAPLNATKRMFLDKNGEYLTTLSKDGSLSVAVPGLIKGLWEIHHRFGTMKWEKLIEPAIKMADEGFSVYPSLAKALAARKDVLAKFPDSKKIFLKKNGNSYSEGDLLVQKDLAQTLRAIAKNGVLEFYQGETAKKIVDFIKSEKGILTEKDLLNYQTKSRTPLTSKFMNYTLVSMPPPSSGGIHVLQFLKMLEKESWSPLEINSAKVIHYQAAAFQMAFADRAQYLGDPDFVKVPMTQLISDSYLEKRKKEIMPDKARSAADIKSGVLDDVYESTETTHMSFLDKEGNAISSTQTINGWMGSGAVATGTGIVLNNEMDDFSAKPGTANLFGALGSDANSIEPLKTPLSSMSPTLVFDETGKPIMSVGAPGGTRIISCTALTIFNHLFFKQSLENSIKNIRVHHQWQPDTLFLERPGPGALHLEKLKAMGYKIELGEIPCRVMAVTLNKDHTELTAVADPRDIGTAAAK